The Zavarzinella sp. sequence TTGATGAATTCGATCAAAGGGCCCGATTTCCCTCTTGGTGGGAAAATTCTGGCAGATCGATCCACCCTTCGAAAGATTTATGAAGATGGCGATGGCAGCATTAAAGTTCAGGCTGAATGGAAACTAGAAGGTGCTGATGGCAAAACACCCCAGATTGCGATTACCTCAATCCCTTATGGCACCGATAAAAGCAAGATCGAAAACGATATCGGCACCATTATTGAGGCAAGAAAGCTGCCTGGGGCGCTTGGCCTGACCAACGAAACCAACGAAAAAGACGGCTTGCGGATCACCATCGATTTGAAACCTGGCACTGATCCCAACCTGGTGATGGCCTATCTGTTTCGCCATACTGCGCTGCAGGCGAATTTTTCATTCAACATGACCTGTCTGATCCCAAACGAAGATGGGACAGTTCGCCCACAAAAATGTGGGTTGAAAGAAATTTTGTCGCAGTTCCTTAAATTCCGCATGCAAACCGTGCGGCGGCGGTTTGAATTCGAACTGGAACAATTACGAAAACGGATCCATATTCTCGAAGGTTTCCGGATTGTGTTTGATGTGCTGGATGAAGCCCTGCGGTTGATCCGCCGATCCAGTGGGAAAGCAGATGCCGCTGAGAAACTCATTAAAAATTTCGGGCTGGACCTGGAACAGGCCAACGCCGTGCTGGAAGCACAGATCTACAAAATCGCCCAGATGGAAATCAACAAAATCCTGGAAGAACTGGCAGAAAAGACCAAAGAGGCCAACAGGATTGAAAACATTCTCAAGTCTGAGAAAAAGCTCTGGAAAATTATTGGCGATGAGCTGGGGGCAATTGCAGAAAAGTTTGGCGAACGACGAAAATCGCGGATGGCGGGCGATGAGGATGTGCTCGAATTCAACGCTGAAGCCTACATTGTTAAGGAAAACACCAACGTCATTCTGACCCGCGATGGTTGGGTAAAACGGGTGGGCAGACTTGCTTCCGTTGAAGGCACCCGCGTGCGGGAAGGCGATGAAGTGATTGCCGTGGTGCCTGCCAGCACGCTGGACAACGTCATATTCTTTGCGGAAGATGGCACTTCCTACACGATTCGGGTGAATGAAATCCCTGCCAGTTCCGGCTATGGCGAACCGATCAGTAAATTCATTAAATTGGGTGATAATGTTCGCATTATCGCCATGGAAACTACCGACCCACGGTTTATGCCGGATTCTGGTGATGAAACGGGAGCAGATGGATTAAAACTGGTCGCAGTTACCAGCGATGGCAACATTCTGCAGATCCCATTCACAGAATTCCGCAAGCTTTCCACCAAAAATGGCCGCAGGTACATTCGCCTTACTGATCCGGCAAAAGCAATTTTCTGTGGCATCGTTCAAGGTACGGAAAGTATTCTGCTTGCTAGTGAAAAAGGTTATGCCGTGCATTTTGAACTGTCTGAAGTGCCGCTGACCCAAAACGCTGGCAAAGGCGTTGGTGGGATCAAACTGGAACGCGACCGTTGCGTGGGTGCAGCGTTAGTTACCGGACGTGGCACGATGCCCACGATCCGTACGGGTGGGGGAACCACACGGGAACTTGCACCCAGAGACGTCCCGATTGGTACGCGCCACCGCAAAGGGGAACATGTGGTGAAAAAAGCAGGAATTGATGGGATTGTTCCCCCACCGATTCAACTGGTGAATTGGGACGAGCTGGAATCGGATCCGAAACCCAAGCCCACCGCATCCAAAAATGGCAAAGCACAACCAGATCTTTTCGATTAATTCAGAAAATAACTCAAAATTATGGCAGAA is a genomic window containing:
- a CDS encoding DNA topoisomerase IV subunit A, whose translation is MAETIQTVSIARETHERYLRYAVSVITARALPDVRDGLKPVQRRILYTMYNDLRLYFDGRPAKCARIVGDVMGKYHPHGDSAIYDALVRMAQPWVMRVPLVAGQGNFGSVDGDSAAAYRYTEAKLSAIADLLLREIRQNTVDHRPTYNSESTEPVVLPAEYPNLLVNGVSGIAVGMATNIPPHNLREVINACLTLIEDPEATTSMLMNSIKGPDFPLGGKILADRSTLRKIYEDGDGSIKVQAEWKLEGADGKTPQIAITSIPYGTDKSKIENDIGTIIEARKLPGALGLTNETNEKDGLRITIDLKPGTDPNLVMAYLFRHTALQANFSFNMTCLIPNEDGTVRPQKCGLKEILSQFLKFRMQTVRRRFEFELEQLRKRIHILEGFRIVFDVLDEALRLIRRSSGKADAAEKLIKNFGLDLEQANAVLEAQIYKIAQMEINKILEELAEKTKEANRIENILKSEKKLWKIIGDELGAIAEKFGERRKSRMAGDEDVLEFNAEAYIVKENTNVILTRDGWVKRVGRLASVEGTRVREGDEVIAVVPASTLDNVIFFAEDGTSYTIRVNEIPASSGYGEPISKFIKLGDNVRIIAMETTDPRFMPDSGDETGADGLKLVAVTSDGNILQIPFTEFRKLSTKNGRRYIRLTDPAKAIFCGIVQGTESILLASEKGYAVHFELSEVPLTQNAGKGVGGIKLERDRCVGAALVTGRGTMPTIRTGGGTTRELAPRDVPIGTRHRKGEHVVKKAGIDGIVPPPIQLVNWDELESDPKPKPTASKNGKAQPDLFD